The sequence CTACAGGAACGGGTGGGCGCCGAGTTCCTGGACGAGGTGTTCGCCATGCCCGAACAGGTCGCCAGCGAGGTCGTCCGGCTGCTGCTGCTCGAACCCGACGACCTGTACGTCTCCGGTGAGCGCGTGCTGCGCGCGGACGGGCGGTGGTGACGGCCGCAGCCGGACAAGCCGACCGTCCGGCCTCGGCGTGGGCGCCCCTGCGGACGGCGGTCTACCGCAACCTGTGGCTGGCCCTGCTCGCCGCCAACATCGGCACCTGGATGCAGACCGTGGGCGCGCAGTGGCTGCTGATCAACCACTCCAACGCGTCCACCCTTGTCGCGTTGGTGCAGACCGCCAGTCTGCTGCCGGTGCTGCTGCTGGCGTTGCCCGCCGGGGTGCTGGCCGACAGCTTCGACCGCCGGCACCTGCTGATCGCCGTGCAGCTGTTCCTGGTGGCGGTGGCGGTGGCGTTGACGCTGCTCACCCTGACCGACCGGATGCCGCCGGCGCTGCTGCTCACCCTCACCTTCGCCTTCGGGGTGGGGCAGGCGCTGACCCTGCCGGCGTGGGCGGCGGTGATCCCGGAGCTGGTGCCGCAGGACCAGCTGCGGTCGGCGTCCGCGCTCGGTTCGATAAGCGTGAACGTGGCGAGGGCGGTCGGGCCCGCGGTGGCCGGCGTGCTGATCGCCCGTACCGGCGTCGCCCCGGTCTTCGGCATCAACGCCGTCGCCTTCGGGGTCTTCGCGTACGCGCTGTGGCGTTGGCGGCCCGGCAACGCCCGCGCGGTCGAGGTGCCCGAGCGGTTCACCGCCGCGTTGCGCGCCGGCAGCCGCTACGTACGCCACTCGCCGACCGTCCGCCGGCTGTTGCGCCGGGCGCTGGTCTTCGTGGTCCCGGCCAGCGCGCTCTGGGCGTTGCTGCCGTTGGTCGCGAACCGGCGGCTGGGGCTGGGCTCCGGCGGGTACGGGGTGCTGCTGGCAGCCCTCGGTGTGGGCGCCATCGCCGGTGGCGTGCTGTTGGCCGTGATCCGCACCCGAC comes from Micromonospora vinacea and encodes:
- a CDS encoding MFS transporter, whose protein sequence is MVTAAAGQADRPASAWAPLRTAVYRNLWLALLAANIGTWMQTVGAQWLLINHSNASTLVALVQTASLLPVLLLALPAGVLADSFDRRHLLIAVQLFLVAVAVALTLLTLTDRMPPALLLTLTFAFGVGQALTLPAWAAVIPELVPQDQLRSASALGSISVNVARAVGPAVAGVLIARTGVAPVFGINAVAFGVFAYALWRWRPGNARAVEVPERFTAALRAGSRYVRHSPTVRRLLRRALVFVVPASALWALLPLVANRRLGLGSGGYGVLLAALGVGAIAGGVLLAVIRTRLSANQLLLIAGALFTVALTVLGTVRSVPLVLLALLPAGMAWVTVLANVNAEMQLFLPSWVRARGLAVYQVCFAGGQAVGALLWGLVADMAGLVLAYLAAAALMLVGTVTSRIWPLPDLRSVNREPAVYWPQLHLAHEPDPGVGPVLVTVQYTVRPERTQRFLAAMDLVRGARQRTGAMRWGLFRPAETVDRFVEVYLVPSWGEHLRQHGGRLTGEDRAAEQRARELTDGEPEVRHLVPAAAGPTLSDEREAL